The following coding sequences are from one Novipirellula caenicola window:
- a CDS encoding RHS repeat-associated core domain-containing protein, which translates to MSKRRSTQRKRSQNVNRKRRLILERLEARWLLAAGLLDTSGDGSVTALDALLIINALDRRTADSSSSGASLAQRQGQFDINGDGVVTAFDALLVINSLPTQKMQVASVSTVTPNDVISTTPTVIAASTAAADPFEVDANTPYVPVVVNSFLDDNLTSRFSHHGGPNGHHHGPEIDPPDDLGPFPIVATFTNSSKQRLINPIVQVRRLDGPSCSPDPCKVDDGPANPLDPYIEDEAKQSENASELHNPGGDTDTNRGVDAQFRPARVGGLSDGYLDPGESFEFIVNVDVRQHLPERFFFEVDVIAGVTETPVCAVCHAVPGVENDTGKPSVFLHNGEYRYTTVDLEIPGRGFNWRFERTYRSDVSLDGPLGHNWDHNYNRRLHQVSAANERVVQFSFPDAKAGDVVIFEGENRSDIYVQNPDGSFNSPRGYYTNLVENPGDGSFSERRQDGTVITYDTPDADGIARMTSWSDRNDNTMTFQYNGDGLLQRVVDTLGRPIDYFYNADNRLIEVRDFFDRSILFEYDDNDDLVAVTSPAVTETPTGNDFENGKTEIYEYSSGFDFPLLNHDLLSVTAPNEVASGGPPRIQLEYETSLRSGNVGQVIQQTLGGTNDSGVPAGGTIEYVYEGIGVPASPDDVTTPVWQTTVTDRNGNETEYQFNQLNNILSVKEFTNRDIRSNDPEFFETRFDWNGDYEPAGTTFHEGNTTEQTYDVANLDRFQQGNLTTSVQTADARGGDQDSIVSTNTFEPIYNQIRTSTDARGNDDLFVPPIPLAGEPSPNPGRYTTTYAFDYQEGNNLAGLAAELGITIPEVQQRLNDAGIVMNLGDVNGDGITNQINGNVIRIEYPTVNHIPGSNQALLEGDTAQEIVELYVYNAFGQLIEMTDPEGNVDVYVYNREDDPDGDGTLSDPPADGRLLDTTTGGYLKETIRDTEMNPLRNSGTDPEITEIRMQYSYDPVGNVTREVDGRGIVTDYAVNQLNQVVQITRAAAHDGFAPDPPDPAEPLDLTDFAYLENVFYDFNDNVVLRQVEDRGNTSNVDGNLPLEDLPALISGQTGQSSGRNGTNTLNDTTQTWAVNQFVGQLVRITGGAGAGQVLRIVSNSATQLVLDSRWRARPNSRSTYVILPDPDPFGDTAFVDSLMKYDILDNQIEMLEEVTGGADPHALRTRYRYDANENQVLTILPEGNATTAIYDERDLLFRTTRGATVPAERFRENPRGTAKTLLARLDPARYDVRGGFPCQCTTFVYDGNRNVIETSDADDTDLSADNNSDVGPGDRTRYIYDGFDRLTSVIDSVGNQTVYQYDPVSNVVRTTRFGPVGGPSPTSDGPDDLAFPVSTLGVIQVGNLVNDNLLETTESLHDELNRNFQTDRVLFVNTIPMVRVPDVQDGATDIGGGKLTPGDNGAIPGLIGVSIIGRVSTRNEYDRNSRTKFLVEDDEDTYEYFYDGVDRVIRTRDPEGNLGNTAYDDNHNVIETREIDVSQVPGVSDDIFITTYFYDSLNRVQQTTDNIGQTMFYRYDSRDNLVAMADAQGPLTGESIVRRAFAPGPLTVNAINDFGNVTRYLYDGINRQTLQEVVLTDLLASTGETFSGDGEHVGASIFGVKDDPAVPGSFTPPPDDDPIDGQGGGDGIIRTGYTYDDNSLLSSLIDDQGNVTVYLYDNLNRRVSETKGLTVDSLYTYANILGSRTVVTPSAATINSPRSISRTLVQRQLSAAESRIDVIAPLFQSLADRVDDRPPTTIVWGYDPDDNVLILEDENDSEVFTDYDAINRSIAVRVFRSGQRDIHRFDPIFNPFPRGDRSNPTDRRNPPIVIGTNAENYQYDGLSRLVNATDNNEPESADDDSIITYAYDSLSRVIEETQQIGPLGAEAITSAWRAENLRSSLTYPNDRQLGYTYDGLDRVQTIADVGATTGIVDYDYIGAFRVLVRAYPQNDTRMTYLNDAGNSVDGYDGLRRPTQLRHLRGDNSLIVGFTHDYDRMNNKLNEQKLHDPVNSETYAYDSTYRLINFDRPDAGAIDPLHSEWDLDGVGNWDEVDGLDRTHSSFNELLTENGTTFDYDDNGNQTVDGTSDLRYEWDYRNRLRRVTDADGNLVATYAYDAANRRIRKDVSNSGALDGTTDFYYDGWQVLEERDAANALTQQYVYGNYIDEPLVLDRNLGGDDTATGPGDQRLFYHQNTLYSVHALTDASADILEGYQYDAYGRQTVFEPGANGVVDFGGDDVIVVGDASKVGNPYLVEGRRSDAETGLYNYRNRYLHVSQGRFVSRDPIGVYAGVNEYSYLANNPVLYVDPFGLKECKCGPDITAVFLNALKRTASRAKKQLTSGDRGMVDGLSFLAKNGINIDFQVKPHPEKGCGTDRCKGTVMLAGKCINSYQPNNILYGFVSRLVTSGISFWDIVAGAQFHEWSAHGGLESTIQRSSYALGWQVHAMLDEGTLSMSENEFTKWVQREKWWTMNTVSLGELFGASTLLQRIGNFGQFDACVSCGYVSMQSDVTKDFSALSWFANNGGQYAAP; encoded by the coding sequence ATGTCGAAGCGTCGTTCCACGCAGCGGAAGCGAAGTCAAAACGTGAATCGGAAGCGTCGCTTGATACTCGAGCGGCTCGAAGCCCGCTGGTTGTTGGCGGCCGGTTTGCTCGACACCAGCGGCGACGGATCGGTCACCGCACTGGACGCCCTGTTGATCATCAACGCGCTGGACCGACGGACCGCAGATTCATCGTCATCCGGAGCGTCGCTAGCACAACGGCAAGGACAATTCGATATCAATGGCGACGGTGTCGTCACCGCCTTTGATGCTTTGTTGGTGATCAACTCATTGCCAACGCAAAAAATGCAAGTCGCGTCCGTTTCAACCGTTACGCCAAACGACGTCATCTCGACGACACCGACTGTGATTGCGGCATCTACCGCTGCAGCCGACCCGTTCGAGGTCGACGCAAATACACCTTACGTTCCGGTCGTTGTGAATTCGTTCTTGGATGACAATTTGACGAGCAGGTTTTCTCATCACGGAGGTCCGAACGGTCACCATCATGGCCCCGAAATCGATCCACCCGACGATTTGGGGCCGTTTCCAATCGTCGCGACCTTTACCAATTCCAGCAAGCAACGGCTGATCAACCCCATCGTCCAGGTACGGCGGCTCGATGGTCCAAGCTGTTCACCGGATCCCTGCAAAGTGGACGACGGACCGGCAAACCCATTGGATCCGTACATCGAAGATGAAGCCAAACAATCCGAGAATGCAAGCGAATTGCACAACCCCGGAGGTGACACCGATACGAACCGGGGCGTCGATGCTCAGTTTCGTCCCGCCCGAGTTGGTGGACTGAGCGACGGCTACCTTGATCCAGGCGAGTCATTTGAGTTCATCGTCAATGTCGATGTGCGACAGCATCTGCCGGAGCGATTTTTCTTTGAGGTTGATGTGATTGCCGGCGTTACGGAGACGCCGGTTTGTGCCGTTTGTCACGCGGTGCCGGGAGTCGAGAATGACACAGGGAAACCCTCCGTCTTTCTGCACAATGGGGAGTACCGCTACACCACGGTCGATTTGGAGATTCCAGGCCGCGGGTTCAATTGGCGTTTTGAGCGGACTTATCGTAGCGACGTTAGTCTCGATGGGCCCTTGGGGCATAACTGGGACCATAACTACAACCGCCGTTTGCACCAAGTGAGTGCAGCGAACGAGCGTGTCGTGCAGTTCAGTTTCCCGGACGCGAAAGCGGGCGACGTGGTGATCTTTGAAGGAGAAAACCGCTCTGACATCTACGTCCAGAATCCCGATGGCTCCTTCAATTCGCCGCGTGGCTACTACACCAATTTGGTCGAAAATCCGGGCGATGGCAGCTTCAGCGAACGTCGCCAGGATGGCACGGTCATTACTTACGACACGCCCGATGCCGACGGCATTGCACGGATGACATCCTGGTCCGATCGCAACGACAACACGATGACCTTCCAGTACAACGGCGACGGATTGTTGCAGCGCGTCGTGGACACGCTCGGCCGCCCCATCGACTACTTCTATAACGCCGACAACCGCTTAATCGAAGTTCGTGACTTCTTTGATCGCAGCATCCTTTTTGAATACGATGACAACGATGATCTGGTCGCCGTCACGTCGCCCGCGGTCACCGAGACTCCGACCGGCAACGACTTTGAAAATGGAAAGACGGAAATATATGAATACTCGTCGGGCTTCGATTTCCCGCTGCTAAACCACGACCTGTTGTCCGTGACGGCACCGAACGAAGTTGCCAGCGGTGGACCGCCTCGCATCCAACTCGAATACGAAACCAGCCTTCGTTCGGGGAATGTCGGCCAAGTCATTCAGCAAACCTTGGGCGGAACCAATGATTCGGGCGTGCCGGCGGGAGGAACGATCGAGTACGTGTACGAAGGCATTGGTGTGCCGGCTTCGCCCGACGATGTGACCACGCCTGTTTGGCAAACCACGGTGACCGACCGCAATGGAAACGAGACCGAGTATCAGTTCAACCAGTTGAACAACATTCTCAGCGTCAAGGAGTTTACCAACCGCGATATCCGGTCCAATGATCCTGAATTCTTTGAAACGCGGTTTGACTGGAACGGTGACTACGAACCAGCGGGAACGACGTTCCACGAAGGGAACACCACCGAGCAAACTTATGATGTCGCCAATCTTGATCGATTCCAGCAAGGCAACCTGACAACCTCGGTTCAAACGGCTGATGCTCGCGGCGGTGACCAGGATAGCATCGTCAGCACAAACACGTTTGAGCCGATCTACAACCAGATCCGTACGAGCACCGACGCACGTGGAAATGACGACTTGTTCGTTCCGCCGATTCCGCTCGCGGGAGAGCCCAGTCCCAATCCCGGTCGCTACACCACGACTTATGCATTTGATTACCAAGAAGGAAACAACTTGGCTGGATTGGCCGCCGAGTTAGGTATCACGATCCCCGAGGTCCAACAACGTCTCAATGACGCCGGAATCGTGATGAATTTGGGGGATGTCAATGGTGACGGGATCACCAATCAGATCAACGGCAACGTGATTCGCATCGAATACCCGACCGTCAACCATATCCCCGGATCCAATCAAGCACTTCTGGAAGGAGATACCGCGCAGGAGATTGTCGAGCTATACGTCTACAACGCGTTCGGGCAACTGATTGAAATGACCGATCCCGAAGGCAACGTCGACGTCTACGTCTACAACCGCGAAGACGACCCCGATGGCGATGGCACGCTGAGCGATCCGCCAGCCGACGGCCGCCTGCTCGACACCACGACCGGCGGCTATTTGAAGGAAACGATCCGCGATACCGAGATGAATCCGCTGCGAAATTCAGGCACGGATCCCGAGATCACGGAAATCAGGATGCAGTATTCGTATGACCCCGTCGGGAACGTGACTCGCGAGGTCGACGGTCGAGGGATTGTCACCGACTACGCTGTTAATCAATTAAATCAAGTCGTGCAAATCACTCGTGCCGCTGCGCATGATGGATTTGCTCCTGATCCGCCCGATCCCGCCGAGCCTTTGGATCTCACCGATTTTGCTTATCTCGAAAACGTCTTCTACGACTTCAATGACAACGTCGTGTTGCGGCAAGTCGAAGACCGAGGCAATACGTCAAACGTCGACGGCAATCTTCCGCTGGAAGATTTGCCGGCATTGATCAGTGGCCAGACGGGACAATCGAGCGGACGCAATGGCACGAACACCTTGAATGATACAACTCAGACATGGGCGGTTAACCAGTTCGTCGGCCAATTGGTGCGAATTACGGGCGGCGCGGGCGCGGGGCAGGTCCTCCGAATTGTCTCCAATTCGGCAACACAACTGGTTTTGGACTCACGCTGGCGTGCCCGTCCCAATTCCCGGTCGACATATGTGATCCTGCCTGATCCCGATCCATTCGGCGATACCGCATTTGTCGACTCGCTGATGAAGTATGACATTTTGGACAACCAAATCGAGATGCTTGAGGAGGTTACCGGCGGTGCGGATCCTCATGCTTTGCGGACTCGCTATCGCTACGATGCGAATGAGAACCAAGTGTTGACGATTCTGCCCGAAGGCAACGCAACGACGGCGATTTATGACGAACGCGATCTGTTGTTCCGGACGACTCGAGGCGCAACCGTGCCTGCCGAACGGTTTCGTGAAAATCCGCGAGGTACGGCAAAGACCTTGCTGGCGCGACTCGATCCCGCCCGCTACGACGTTCGCGGCGGATTCCCGTGTCAGTGCACGACGTTCGTCTATGATGGCAATCGCAACGTCATCGAAACCTCCGATGCCGACGATACCGATTTGTCAGCGGATAATAACTCTGATGTCGGTCCCGGGGATCGCACTCGCTACATTTACGACGGTTTCGATCGCTTGACCAGTGTCATCGACAGCGTCGGTAACCAGACGGTCTATCAATACGACCCGGTCAGCAACGTCGTGCGGACAACGCGTTTTGGACCGGTCGGTGGACCGAGCCCAACCTCGGATGGTCCTGATGACTTGGCGTTTCCTGTTTCAACATTGGGCGTGATCCAAGTCGGCAACTTGGTCAACGATAACCTGTTGGAAACGACCGAGAGTTTGCATGACGAGCTGAACCGCAACTTTCAAACTGATCGCGTGCTGTTTGTGAACACAATTCCAATGGTGAGGGTGCCGGATGTGCAGGACGGTGCGACCGACATCGGCGGTGGTAAACTGACGCCAGGCGACAACGGTGCCATTCCAGGTTTGATTGGAGTTTCCATCATCGGCCGCGTCAGCACCCGTAATGAATACGATCGCAACAGTCGCACCAAATTTCTAGTCGAAGACGACGAGGACACCTATGAATACTTCTATGACGGTGTCGACCGCGTTATCCGCACTCGCGACCCCGAAGGCAACTTGGGCAATACCGCCTATGACGACAATCACAACGTGATCGAAACGCGTGAGATCGACGTCTCGCAGGTGCCGGGGGTGTCGGACGATATCTTTATCACCACCTACTTCTACGACAGCTTGAACCGTGTCCAGCAAACGACGGACAACATCGGCCAGACGATGTTCTACCGCTATGATAGCCGCGATAACCTCGTCGCGATGGCGGATGCTCAAGGACCGCTGACTGGCGAATCGATCGTGCGACGTGCGTTCGCGCCAGGCCCGCTGACGGTCAACGCGATCAACGACTTTGGAAACGTCACACGGTACCTCTACGACGGGATCAATCGTCAAACACTTCAAGAAGTTGTTTTAACGGACCTGCTTGCGTCGACGGGCGAAACCTTCTCGGGTGATGGCGAGCACGTCGGCGCATCGATCTTTGGCGTCAAAGATGATCCAGCGGTCCCCGGATCGTTCACGCCGCCACCGGATGACGACCCGATCGATGGGCAGGGTGGCGGCGACGGGATCATCCGCACCGGCTATACGTATGACGACAACTCGCTGTTGTCATCGCTGATCGACGACCAGGGGAACGTTACGGTCTATCTCTATGACAATCTGAATCGCCGCGTCAGTGAAACAAAGGGGCTAACCGTCGACTCGCTGTACACCTACGCAAACATTCTCGGGTCGCGAACGGTTGTCACGCCCAGTGCGGCGACGATCAACAGCCCCCGATCGATTTCGCGAACGCTGGTACAAAGACAGTTGTCCGCGGCCGAGTCACGAATTGATGTGATTGCCCCGTTGTTCCAATCGCTGGCCGATCGCGTGGACGACCGTCCGCCGACCACGATCGTTTGGGGCTATGACCCGGACGACAACGTACTGATCCTGGAAGACGAAAACGACAGCGAAGTCTTTACCGACTACGACGCGATCAACCGCTCGATCGCGGTCCGTGTTTTCCGATCCGGGCAACGCGACATTCATCGATTCGATCCGATTTTCAATCCCTTCCCGCGAGGTGATCGCTCGAATCCAACCGACCGACGCAATCCGCCGATCGTGATTGGTACCAATGCTGAGAACTACCAATATGATGGTCTTTCGCGTCTGGTCAACGCGACCGACAACAACGAACCGGAATCAGCCGATGACGACTCGATTATTACCTATGCTTACGATTCACTCAGCCGAGTGATCGAAGAAACGCAGCAGATCGGCCCGCTCGGTGCCGAAGCAATCACGTCGGCTTGGCGAGCCGAGAATCTGCGTTCTTCTCTGACGTATCCCAACGACCGGCAACTCGGTTACACCTATGACGGTTTGGATCGTGTGCAGACGATCGCGGATGTCGGTGCGACAACGGGCATTGTCGACTACGACTACATCGGTGCTTTCCGTGTATTGGTGCGAGCTTATCCACAGAACGACACGCGGATGACGTACTTGAACGACGCCGGCAACTCGGTCGATGGTTACGACGGACTCCGCCGCCCGACCCAACTGCGCCATCTCCGCGGCGACAACTCGCTAATCGTTGGCTTCACGCACGATTACGATCGAATGAACAACAAGTTGAATGAGCAGAAACTGCACGATCCAGTCAACAGCGAAACGTATGCCTACGATTCGACGTATCGTTTGATCAACTTCGACCGGCCGGATGCCGGAGCGATTGATCCGCTGCACAGCGAGTGGGATCTCGACGGCGTCGGCAATTGGGACGAGGTCGATGGACTGGACCGAACGCACAGTTCGTTCAACGAATTGCTCACCGAAAACGGAACGACGTTCGATTACGACGACAACGGGAATCAAACGGTCGATGGCACAAGCGATTTGCGATACGAGTGGGATTACCGCAATCGATTGCGACGAGTCACCGATGCCGACGGTAATCTGGTCGCCACCTATGCGTACGATGCTGCGAACCGCCGCATTCGCAAAGACGTCAGCAACTCCGGGGCTTTAGATGGCACGACCGATTTCTACTACGACGGCTGGCAAGTGCTCGAGGAACGTGACGCCGCCAACGCACTGACACAGCAGTACGTTTACGGCAACTACATCGACGAGCCACTCGTATTGGATCGCAACCTCGGAGGCGATGACACGGCCACCGGCCCCGGGGACCAGCGACTTTTCTATCACCAGAACACGCTGTATTCGGTACATGCCTTGACCGATGCGTCAGCCGATATCCTCGAAGGGTATCAATACGATGCCTACGGACGACAAACCGTCTTTGAACCCGGGGCCAACGGCGTGGTTGATTTTGGTGGGGATGATGTGATTGTGGTTGGGGACGCCAGTAAAGTTGGCAATCCATATTTGGTTGAGGGGCGTCGTTCAGACGCAGAAACAGGACTCTACAACTACCGCAACAGATATCTGCATGTCAGTCAGGGAAGGTTCGTATCACGCGATCCAATTGGAGTTTATGCGGGAGTAAACGAGTATTCATACCTAGCCAATAACCCAGTCCTGTATGTGGATCCATTTGGTCTAAAAGAATGTAAGTGTGGTCCGGATATCACTGCCGTATTTTTGAATGCTTTGAAACGCACTGCGTCGCGAGCGAAAAAGCAACTGACATCAGGTGATCGGGGGATGGTCGATGGGCTTTCATTCCTCGCAAAGAACGGAATTAATATCGACTTTCAGGTTAAACCACATCCTGAGAAAGGGTGCGGCACAGACAGGTGCAAAGGCACGGTGATGCTTGCCGGGAAATGTATCAACTCTTACCAACCAAACAACATTCTCTACGGGTTTGTGTCGAGACTTGTTACATCAGGTATTTCATTCTGGGATATTGTCGCAGGAGCTCAATTCCACGAGTGGAGTGCGCATGGCGGATTGGAATCAACAATCCAAAGATCGTCTTACGCTCTCGGGTGGCAAGTGCATGCAATGCTTGATGAAGGAACGTTGAGCATGTCGGAGAATGAATTTACTAAATGGGTACAGCGTGAAAAATGGTGGACAATGAATACCGTTTCGCTGGGTGAGTTATTTGGGGCAAGTACGTTACTTCAGCGGATCGGGAATTTCGGGCAATTCGATGCGTGTGTGAGCTGCGGATACGTTTCCATGCAATCAGATGTTACTAAGGACTTTTCAGCGTTATCTTGGTTTGCGAACAATGGTGGACAATACGCTGCCCCCTAG
- a CDS encoding nucleotidyltransferase family protein: MNSLIDLPLKNGGLMSRMVEQHREPEFELMICCSRRVISAATARRIVTLLHSELDWGRLVAIAESHGVMPLVHRGLMQIDSELVNSCSMLHMAAKCREIAAGNLFLAGELLRLIKLFQDNDLAIIPFKGPMLAASAYQSVALRQFGDLDILVAEERYRNAKELLSDHGFKLLFDLGWECHFAKHEVGVGIDLHRRLLPAMFPFPFDFATSLRRLEPIQLFGSETLGLSAPDNLLVVCGQLVKDATENKVRLEQVCDIAELVSSTDDLDWTGLMDRAKKMGCMRMLSLGVLLAYELLDAPVPDSVILTMSSDRSAGILVKEIEKQLSDRGGRPSYSRNSFLQRARFHCRTRERLQDKAFTYCYRGIVWVFGPSENEQRILPLPEKLRFLHSVLRPFRLLVKYFLGKYGLNPFRRPL; encoded by the coding sequence ATGAACTCGTTGATAGATTTGCCGCTAAAAAATGGAGGGCTGATGTCCAGGATGGTGGAACAGCATCGTGAACCTGAGTTTGAGCTTATGATTTGTTGTTCCCGTAGAGTAATCTCTGCGGCAACAGCCCGGCGAATTGTAACACTCCTTCATTCTGAACTAGATTGGGGGCGGCTCGTCGCGATTGCCGAGTCTCATGGTGTCATGCCACTCGTTCATCGTGGTCTAATGCAGATTGATTCAGAGTTAGTGAATTCATGTTCGATGTTGCATATGGCCGCAAAGTGCAGGGAGATCGCTGCCGGAAATCTTTTTTTGGCAGGCGAGTTGCTTCGGCTTATTAAACTATTTCAAGACAATGATCTTGCGATTATTCCGTTCAAGGGTCCGATGTTGGCGGCGAGCGCCTATCAAAGCGTCGCGTTACGACAGTTTGGTGACTTGGATATTCTCGTGGCAGAGGAACGCTACAGAAATGCCAAGGAACTGCTAAGCGATCACGGATTCAAGCTTTTGTTTGATTTGGGTTGGGAATGTCATTTCGCGAAACACGAAGTCGGAGTTGGCATCGACCTGCACCGCCGTCTTCTACCTGCCATGTTTCCATTTCCGTTTGATTTTGCGACTTCATTGCGTCGCCTTGAGCCAATCCAACTGTTTGGTTCCGAGACTCTTGGGCTTTCCGCACCTGATAATCTTCTCGTTGTATGCGGGCAATTGGTCAAGGATGCCACTGAAAACAAGGTTCGGTTAGAGCAAGTGTGCGATATCGCGGAATTGGTTTCTTCGACAGATGACTTGGATTGGACAGGCTTGATGGATAGGGCCAAAAAGATGGGGTGCATGCGAATGCTCTCTCTGGGAGTGCTGCTTGCATACGAGTTACTCGATGCGCCAGTACCCGACTCTGTTATACTTACGATGAGTTCGGATCGCTCCGCCGGGATTTTAGTTAAAGAAATAGAGAAGCAGCTCAGCGATCGTGGGGGCAGGCCTTCCTATTCGCGAAACAGTTTTCTGCAACGCGCTCGATTTCATTGCCGGACAAGAGAGCGATTGCAAGACAAAGCATTTACGTATTGCTACCGTGGTATTGTGTGGGTGTTTGGTCCGAGTGAGAACGAACAACGAATTCTTCCGTTGCCTGAGAAATTGCGTTTCTTACACTCGGTTTTGAGACCGTTTCGATTGTTGGTGAAGTATTTTTTGGGAAAATATGGTCTCAATCCATTCCGGCGTCCACTCTAA
- a CDS encoding lasso RiPP family leader peptide-containing protein gives MKELSKPQNSQSTDDSPSDALVKPPFEKPKLTFTPPKLVKHGEVTELTGFFGAFSP, from the coding sequence ATGAAAGAGTTGTCGAAACCTCAGAATTCTCAAAGCACCGATGACTCGCCAAGCGACGCATTGGTGAAGCCGCCGTTCGAGAAACCAAAGTTGACCTTTACGCCGCCAAAATTGGTCAAACATGGCGAAGTGACTGAGTTGACCGGGTTCTTCGGTGCGTTCTCTCCCTGA
- a CDS encoding lasso peptide biosynthesis B2 protein, giving the protein MRFFRIPPDRRKLLLQAIFWLVADGVSLRLFPTRTLRASYRRQCRPINRGRVDAKSVARAVAIASDYVPYHTCLTRALVVSRLLQHHRLPSRMQIGVARIDGEFRAHAWVESDGGVVIGRTSDLERFVPLQKNGNVIAQCVA; this is encoded by the coding sequence GTGAGATTTTTCAGGATACCGCCGGATCGACGCAAGCTACTGTTACAGGCAATCTTTTGGTTGGTTGCTGATGGCGTCTCTCTTCGTTTATTCCCAACACGGACGCTACGAGCTTCGTACCGCAGACAATGTCGGCCGATTAACCGTGGCCGAGTCGACGCAAAAAGTGTCGCTCGCGCGGTAGCGATTGCATCGGATTACGTGCCATACCATACCTGTTTGACTCGCGCGTTGGTTGTTTCCCGCTTGCTACAACATCATCGCCTACCATCTCGGATGCAGATTGGCGTTGCCCGAATCGACGGAGAGTTTCGAGCCCACGCTTGGGTCGAATCCGACGGCGGTGTCGTGATTGGCAGAACGAGTGATTTGGAACGTTTTGTTCCGTTGCAAAAGAATGGCAATGTGATCGCACAGTGCGTCGCATGA